Sequence from the Acomys russatus chromosome 12, mAcoRus1.1, whole genome shotgun sequence genome:
AAGTCACTTGGTGGAGAGCTCAAGGGATGGTCTGAGTGAAGACGAGTGGATGAGGATAATACTTGAGGCTTTGAGGCAGGCTGAAAATGAGCCTCCATCTGCTCCTAAGGAGAACAAGCCCTATGCCTTGAATCTGGAGAAGAACTTCCCTGTGGACACGGCTGATGACTATGAGACTCCACAGTGGCCAGAGAGGAAACTCAAGCACATGAGGTTCCCTCTCATGTATGAAGAGAATTCCAGAGAAAACCCCTTTAAACGTACAAATGAAATAGTAGAAGAACAATACACACCCCAAAGTCTTGCTACGCTCGAGTCTGTGTTCCAAGAACTGGGGAAACTGACTGGGCCAAGCaaccagaagagagagaaggtggaTGAAGATCAAAAGCTCTACACGGATGATGAAGATGACATGTATAAGACCAACAACATTGCCTACGAAGATGTGGTCGGGGGAGAAGACTGGAGCCCCATAGAGGAGAAAATAGAGACTCAGACTCAGGAAGAGGTGAGAGACAGCAAAGAGAAcatggaaaaaaatgaacaaatcaacGAAGAAGTGAAACGTTCAGGGCAGTTGGGGCTCCAGGATGAAGATAACCGGAAAGAGGGTAAGGACCAACTCTCAGAAGATGCCTCCAAAGTCATCACCTACTTGAGAAGGTTAGTGAATGCTGTGGACAGTGGGAGGTCACAGAATGGGCAAAATGGGGAAAGGGCAGCCAGGCTTCTTGAGAAATCACTTGATTCTCAGCCTATTTATCAGCTGATTGAAATTTCCAGGAATTTGCAGATACCCCCTGAAGACTTAATTGAGATGCTCAAAGCTGGAGAGAAGCTAAATGGGTTGGTGGAGCCAGATCAGGATCTGGAGCTTCCTGTTGATCTGGATGACATCCCAGAGGCTGACATTGACCGTCCAGACATGTTTCAAAGTAAGATGCTCTCCAAGGGTGGGTATCCCAAGGCACCTGGTCGTGCTGTGATAGAGGCCTTGCCTGAAGGGCTCAGTGTTGAGGACATT
This genomic interval carries:
- the Scg2 gene encoding secretogranin-2 isoform X2, coding for MAEAKTHQFGAVLLLIHLIFLISGSKAASFQRNQLLQKEPDLRLENVQKFPSPEMIKALEYIEKLKQQAHREENSPDYNPYQGISIPLQLKENGEESHLVESSRDGLSEDEWMRIILEALRQAENEPPSAPKENKPYALNLEKNFPVDTADDYETPQWPERKLKHMRFPLMYEENSRENPFKRTNEIVEEQYTPQSLATLESVFQELGKLTGPSNQKREKVDEDQKLYTDDEDDMYKTNNIAYEDVVGGEDWSPIEEKIETQTQEEVRDSKENMEKNEQINEEVKRSGQLGLQDEDNRKEGKDQLSEDASKVITYLRRNLQIPPEDLIEMLKAGEKLNGLVEPDQDLELPVDLDDIPEADIDRPDMFQSKMLSKGGYPKAPGRAVIEALPEGLSVEDILNLLGMENAANQKPPYYPNQYSRDKALLRLPYGPGISRASQIPKAAWIPDVESRQAPYENMNDKDQELGEYLARILVKYPELMNTNQLKRMTGQGSSEDDLQEEEQLEQAIKEHLGQGGSQETEKLATVSKRLPVGSLKIDDTSNRQYLDEDMLMKVLEYLNQEKAEQGREHLAKRAMENM
- the Scg2 gene encoding secretogranin-2 isoform X1 yields the protein MAEAKTHQFGAVLLLIHLIFLISGSKAASFQRNQLLQKEPDLRLENVQKFPSPEMIKALEYIEKLKQQAHREENSPDYNPYQGISIPLQLKENGEESHLVESSRDGLSEDEWMRIILEALRQAENEPPSAPKENKPYALNLEKNFPVDTADDYETPQWPERKLKHMRFPLMYEENSRENPFKRTNEIVEEQYTPQSLATLESVFQELGKLTGPSNQKREKVDEDQKLYTDDEDDMYKTNNIAYEDVVGGEDWSPIEEKIETQTQEEVRDSKENMEKNEQINEEVKRSGQLGLQDEDNRKEGKDQLSEDASKVITYLRRLVNAVDSGRSQNGQNGERAARLLEKSLDSQPIYQLIEISRNLQIPPEDLIEMLKAGEKLNGLVEPDQDLELPVDLDDIPEADIDRPDMFQSKMLSKGGYPKAPGRAVIEALPEGLSVEDILNLLGMENAANQKPPYYPNQYSRDKALLRLPYGPGISRASQIPKAAWIPDVESRQAPYENMNDKDQELGEYLARILVKYPELMNTNQLKRMTGQGSSEDDLQEEEQLEQAIKEHLGQGGSQETEKLATVSKRLPVGSLKIDDTSNRQYLDEDMLMKVLEYLNQEKAEQGREHLAKRAMENM